A DNA window from Paramormyrops kingsleyae isolate MSU_618 chromosome 10, PKINGS_0.4, whole genome shotgun sequence contains the following coding sequences:
- the adra2db gene encoding alpha-2Db adrenergic receptor — MDVTEIILTVTNSSENASSSGALRPPPHSQVAAAFIILVVTVIILVTIVGNVLVVVAVFTSRALRAPQNLFLVSLASADILVATLVIPFSLANEVMGYWYFGSKWCAFYLALDVLFCTSSIVHLCAISLDRYWSVTKAVSYNMKRTPKRIKSMIAVVWVISAVISFPPLIMTKHDEQECLLNNETWYILSSCVVSFFAPGVIMILVYCKIYRVAKQRTSTVFVAKNGLERQPSQSETCFMRNDKFEMESPSSQSSGSNQRQEELDDIDLEESCASEKPRNSRFSKRRKVEGSECCPKQNCRMSWASNRASELFQEQKARQHSISKSKVAQMREKRFTFVLAVVMGVFVLCWFPFFFTYSLHAICRDSCTIPDALFNLFFWIGYCNSSVNPIIYTIFNRDFRKAFKKIVCRTAKRT, encoded by the coding sequence ATGGATGTGACAGAGATTATTCTCACCGTGACCAACTCTTCGGAAAATGCCAGCAGCTCGGGCGCCCTTCGGCCCCCACCTCACTCTCAGGTGGCGGCCGCCTTCATCATTTTGGTTGTCACCGTTATTATTCTAGTGACAATCGTAGGCAACGTGCTGGTCGTCGTCGCCGTCTTTACCAGTCGAGCTCTCCGTGCGCCCCAGAACCTTTTTCTGGTTTCTCTGGCGTCCGCAGATATCCTTGTGGCCACGCTGGTCATCCCTTTCTCCCTGGCCAACGAGGTCATGGGATACTGGTATTTTGGTAGCAAATGGTGCGCCTTCTACTTGGCCCTAGATGTCCTCTTCTGCACGTCGTCCATCGTCCACCTTTGTGCGATTAGCCTGGATCGGTACTGGTCCGTAACCAAAGCGGTTAGCTACAATATGAAAAGGACCCCAAAGAGAATTAAGTCCATGATCGCAGTGGTGTGGGTCATATCGGCGGTTATATCTTTTCCTCCGCTCATCATGACCAAACACGACGAGCAGGAGTGTCTGCTGAACAATGAGACATGGTATATACTGTCTTCCTGCGTGGTGTCATTCTTCGCCCCGGGAGTGATCATGATTCTAGTGTACTGTAAAATATACAGGGTGGCGAAACAGCGCACATCGACGGTGTTTGTGGCCAAAAACGGACTGGAAAGGCAGCCCTCACAGTCTGAAACTTGCTTCATGCGCAATGACAAGTTTGAGATGGAGAGCCCGAGCAGCCAGAGCTCGGGGAGCAACCAGCGGCAAGAGGAGCTGGACGATATCGATCTGGAGGAGAGCTGCGCTTCGGAGAAACCCAGGAACTCTCGGTTCTCCAAGCGGAGGAAAGTGGAGGGATCGGAGTGCTGCCCCAAGCAGAACTGCCGCATGTCGTGGGCTTCTAACCGCGCCTCGGAGCTCTTCCAGGAGCAGAAGGCCAGGCAGCATTCCATCTCCAAAAGCAAAGTGGCGCAGATGCGCGAGAAGCGCTTCACCTTCGTGCTGGCGGTGGTGATGGGAGTCTTCGTACTCTGCTGGTTCCCCTTCTTCTTCACCTACAGTTTGCACGCTATATGCAGGGACAGTTGCACTATCCCCGATGCTCTTTTTAATCTTTTCTTCTGGATCGGTTACTGTAATAGCTCGGTTAATCCCATTATTTATACAATTTTTAATAGGGATTTCCGAAAGGCGTTCAAGAAAATTGTATGCAGGACTGCGAAACGCACGTGA